A genomic window from Silene latifolia isolate original U9 population chromosome Y, ASM4854445v1, whole genome shotgun sequence includes:
- the LOC141632071 gene encoding uncharacterized protein LOC141632071 has protein sequence MGLRKFVSVKDEVFIPSGESVSCGKLYKEVSMVIGQANLPVDFLEFPMDGFEKIVRMDWLGPKRATVSYRGFVVKPKVKVIATVTLKSYIRKGCPMILCHVRDTSMVEPTAAEIPVVGEFQDVFPDEISGLPPKREIDFSVELIPRTGPISKALYRMGPKEFEELKKQLNELVDKGYIRPSVLPWVHQSFL, from the exons ATGGGTTTGAGGAAGTTTGTGTCTGTAAAagatgaagtttttataccgtcaggGGAGTCAGTGTCATGTGGGAAACTGTATAAAGAGGTATCTATGGTAATTGGGCAAGCTAATCTTCCAGTTGACTttctagagtttcctatggatggttttgagaagATAGTcaggatggactggttgg GTCCTAAGAGGGCTACTGTGTCTTATCGTGgatttgttgtcaaacccaaagtaaAAGTGATTGCAACAGTGACTTTGAAGTCTTACATAAGGAAGGGGTGTCCTATGATACTTTGCCATGTAAGAGATACTAGTATGGTAGAACCGACAGCAGCTGAGATACCAGTGGTAGGAGAGTTTCAAGATGTTTTCCCAGATGAGATATCGGGATTACCGCCGAAGAGAGAGatcgatttcagtgtggagctaaTACCAAgaacgggaccaatctctaaggccctgtaccgtatgggtcctaaagagtttGAGGAGTTAAAGAAACAGTTGAATGAGTTGGTGGACAAagggtacattagacctagtgtattgcCTTGGGTGCACCAGTCTTTTttatga